One Mycobacterium paraseoulense genomic window, TGCGGTCGTTGATGGTGGGGGCCGCTTCCAGCCCATGGCTGATGCAGCGGTCGATCTCTTCGCGGTGACGCCGCGTGGACAGCTCGGCTTCGGCCTGCTGCGCCCACGCACCCTCACGGTTGGGGATGTCGGCCTGGCCGGCAAACGGGTTGAACAATGGAAATCCTCTCGTCGCGTTTCAACTCACGGCGGAGGATGCCCAGAGGACCGAAACTAAACGGAGAAGAAGTTCGCAGACCGTTTTCGGTTGACCGGCACGCCAGGCATCCCGCGGTCACCGTCTTGTCGCTCTCCGGGTACGGCGAACTCGTCCGGGCGGCCGTTTCGGCGCGCCGCCATAAAAGCTACCCGGTCGACCACCCTCCGCAACTTTGACGTAGCCAGAAGACAGCTGTGACTTTCCTGGCAACGACCGGGTCGGTCGCAGGACCACCTGTACGACTTGGCCATCATGTGGTCGATACGCTGCCTACCAACACGCCCGCGCGCGAATCGCTTCCATCAATCTGCCGAAAGACACAAGATGCCAACACATTCACACAGCCACCCGCATCCACAGGTCGATCGGCCGCGGCGGGTGAGGCGGCCGGGGGAGCCGCTGCGTATCGGCGTCGGCGGCCCGGTCGGGTCCGGCAAGACCGCGCTGGTGGCCGCGCTGTGCCGGCAGCTGCGCGACGAGCTGTCGCTGGCGGTGCTGACCAACGACATCTACACCACCGAGGACGCCGACTTCCTGCGCAGGCACGCGGTGTTGCCGGACGACCGGATCGCGGCCGTGCAGACCGGTGGATGTCCGCACACCGCGATCCGCGACGACATCACCGCCAACCTCGACGCGATCGACGACCTGGTCGCCGCGCACGAGCACTTGGACCTCATCCTCGTCGAATCCGGCGGCGACAACCTGACGGCCACCTTCTCGTCGGGTTTGGTGGACGTGCAGATCTTCGTCGTCGACGTCGCCGGCGGCGACAAAGTGCCGCGCAAGGGCGGCCCCGGCGTCACCTACTCGGACCTGTTGGTAGTCAACAAGACCGACCTGGCGCCGCTCGTCGGCGCCGACCTGCAGGTGATGGCCGGCGACGCCAACGCGGTGCGCGGCGGCCGGCCGACCGTGCTGCAGTCCCTCGCCGACGACCCGGCCGCCTCGCAGGTGCTGGCGTGGGTCCGCACGCAATTGCGCGAGGCGGCCACCGTGTGATGCGATCGCGGATCCTGGTGGTCGCGTATCCGAACCGGCTGCCGCGGATCGAGTGCGGCGGCGCCGTGGCCGCACGCTGCACTGCGCCCGAAACCGTCCACCTGGTGTCGGCGGCCGCCACGCCATTGGGCGGCGACAGCATCGACTTTCGCGTCATCGTCGAA contains:
- the ureG gene encoding urease accessory protein UreG; its protein translation is MPTHSHSHPHPQVDRPRRVRRPGEPLRIGVGGPVGSGKTALVAALCRQLRDELSLAVLTNDIYTTEDADFLRRHAVLPDDRIAAVQTGGCPHTAIRDDITANLDAIDDLVAAHEHLDLILVESGGDNLTATFSSGLVDVQIFVVDVAGGDKVPRKGGPGVTYSDLLVVNKTDLAPLVGADLQVMAGDANAVRGGRPTVLQSLADDPAASQVLAWVRTQLREAATV